TATCGTCGCTTTTGATTTCCTTGCTCGCCCTCAAATCTTCTATGTCAATCATCTCCTCGACTTTAACGTCGCACTTCCCGCGGAAGACGACGAGGGAGTTGCCCAAGATTCCAAAGTTCCTGTAGGCCCAGTGGCTTTTAATTGCCGAGCCGTCGTAATCAATGCGCTTGTCTCTGATAACCAACAGCTCCATAACAATCACCCCAGCTTTTCAAGGAGTTCCCTTAATTCTTCAAAAGATTTCGCATCCACCCACATGTGCACAAAGTTAACTGAGGGAAGTATCCTCCTAATCTCATCGACGTGAATATCTCTGTTATCCACGTAAATGACTCCTCAATATTGTATCCAATTGAGCTCAGCTCGTCAAGGGTCCGTCTTATCATGTCGGCCTTGTTTGGATGTCCCTCAATCTTTGGAAACAGGAAGTAGTCCCAGAGGCCAAAGCCTTCAAGAATACACCTCACCTTATCCTCGAGGTTCCAACTGGCTATGCTCAGAACGAACCTTTCGCTTGCCCAGTCGAGGAACTCGCGAACGCCGTGAAAAAGGCATAGCTCCTGACCAGTAGAGTCTATGAGACAGTTGCCCCTAAACTCGGAAGGAGGAACCAAAACCGAAGCATCCTCATGGTCCCAGAGGGTGCCGTCTAAATCGAG
The window above is part of the Thermococcus sp. genome. Proteins encoded here:
- a CDS encoding magnesium-dependent phosphatase-1, which translates into the protein MKLLVLDLDGTLWDHEDASVLVPPSEFRGNCLIDSTGQELCLFHGVREFLDWASERFVLSIASWNLEDKVRCILEGFGLWDYFLFPKIEGHPNKADMIRRTLDELSSIGYNIEESFTWITEIFTSMRLGGYFPQLTLCTCGWMRNLLKN